In one Flavobacteriales bacterium genomic region, the following are encoded:
- a CDS encoding DUF4270 family protein, with the protein MAVIAFAACRKPDPDAGTGLLPGDPLGTVIDTASLHAYTVADTSFRSIGLSKQLLGSFIDPEFGLTRAGIVTEVRLSAFNIGAGQGSSGLVADSLVLALAFDGANYGYGNLDAQVFRVHELGERLAIDSLYRSSRMPVTVGDDLLAVRGGRITPQPLRKPYILGDSLAPQLRLRLAQAKADTFLDAFGTSDLSSDEAFLEFFHGFYVTVDNSGQLPLQNGILYFDLLAAASKLTLYYRDQNDQPDLTRALDFPINANCVRYGVVEHDRSQATDPGLLLALADPEQPAQRTYVQTLAGTRTVISLASLTAYRGQRAVLAKAELVVPTDGSWYPYYPPPTQLFLFRKDAAGNDVFLPDQLTGIGAIDGNFRAMDKEYRFNITRFAQGVIDGTYEDPELEVLPGSGGISANRVVLSGPAAAQRPMRLRLTFTSY; encoded by the coding sequence ATGGCCGTCATCGCCTTCGCCGCGTGCCGGAAGCCGGATCCCGATGCCGGTACCGGCCTGCTGCCCGGCGATCCGCTCGGAACGGTGATCGACACCGCGAGCCTTCATGCCTACACGGTGGCCGACACCAGTTTCCGCTCCATCGGGCTCTCCAAGCAGCTGCTGGGGTCCTTCATCGATCCGGAGTTCGGCCTCACCCGTGCCGGCATCGTCACCGAGGTGAGGCTGAGCGCCTTCAATATCGGGGCGGGACAGGGCTCCTCGGGCCTCGTGGCCGACAGCCTGGTGCTTGCGCTGGCGTTCGATGGGGCGAACTACGGCTACGGCAACCTCGACGCGCAGGTGTTCCGCGTGCATGAGCTGGGCGAGCGCCTCGCCATCGATTCCCTCTACCGAAGCAGCCGGATGCCCGTCACCGTGGGCGACGACCTGCTCGCCGTCCGCGGCGGGCGCATTACCCCGCAGCCGCTCCGCAAGCCGTACATCCTCGGCGACAGCCTCGCACCGCAGCTGCGGCTCAGGCTCGCTCAGGCAAAGGCTGATACCTTCCTCGACGCCTTCGGCACCAGCGACCTGTCCTCCGACGAGGCCTTCCTCGAGTTCTTCCATGGCTTCTACGTCACCGTGGACAACAGCGGGCAACTGCCCCTCCAGAACGGCATCCTCTATTTCGACCTGCTCGCAGCGGCCTCGAAGCTGACCCTCTACTACCGCGACCAGAACGACCAGCCCGACCTGACGCGCGCATTGGATTTCCCCATCAACGCCAACTGCGTGCGCTATGGGGTGGTGGAGCACGACCGCTCACAAGCCACCGATCCCGGGCTCCTCCTGGCCCTGGCCGACCCCGAGCAGCCGGCACAGCGCACCTACGTGCAAACGCTCGCCGGCACGCGCACCGTCATCAGCCTCGCCTCGCTGACCGCCTACCGCGGCCAGCGCGCCGTGCTGGCCAAGGCCGAGCTTGTGGTGCCCACCGATGGCAGCTGGTATCCCTACTATCCGCCGCCCACCCAGCTCTTCCTCTTCCGGAAGGATGCCGCTGGGAACGATGTCTTCCTGCCCGACCAGCTGACCGGCATCGGCGCCATTGACGGCAACTTCAGGGCGATGGACAAGGAATACCGGTTCAACATCACGCGCTTCGCGCAGGGCGTGATCGATGGCACGTATGAAGACCCGGAGCTGGAAGTGCTCCCCGGCAGCGGGGGCATCTCGGCGAACCGCGTGGTGCTCAGCGGGCCGGCAGCGGCGCAACGGCCCATGCGCCTGCGCCTAACATTCACCTCATACTGA
- a CDS encoding lysylphosphatidylglycerol synthase transmembrane domain-containing protein translates to MKKALINALKLGLPLAIGFWLIHKQYSDLSPEQRTELFNAFRQADMGWLMLAIAVGWVAHVSRAWRWRYLLEPLGYRPGFWNCYHGVMTGYFVNMFIPRAGEASRAALLYRAEQVPFEKGFGTVMAERVVDMAVLLAIAGAAVAMQIDKLDLFQAQIARFRAEQGGAATDEGGGHLGMILVAALALVAAAGAYIVITRPALRARAMDAVRGFLQGLQTVLHTRKKLLFLGHTLLIWASYVGMFYVGFYCLPTMSEVSFDAILAGFIAGAIGIILVQGGIGVYPAFVALIVGVYMPPPEGGGLLRPDALAMGWLLWAAQTVMLIVLGGASLLLSALKKPAQP, encoded by the coding sequence GTGAAGAAGGCGTTGATCAACGCCCTGAAGCTCGGCCTGCCGCTGGCCATCGGCTTCTGGTTGATCCACAAGCAGTACAGCGACCTGAGCCCGGAACAGCGCACGGAGCTGTTCAACGCGTTCCGACAGGCCGACATGGGCTGGCTGATGCTGGCCATCGCCGTGGGCTGGGTGGCGCATGTGAGCCGCGCCTGGCGCTGGCGCTACCTGCTGGAGCCGCTCGGCTACCGACCCGGGTTCTGGAACTGCTACCATGGCGTCATGACGGGCTACTTCGTGAACATGTTCATCCCGCGCGCCGGCGAGGCGAGCCGAGCAGCGCTGCTGTACCGCGCCGAGCAGGTGCCGTTCGAGAAGGGCTTCGGCACCGTGATGGCGGAGCGCGTGGTGGACATGGCCGTGCTCCTGGCGATCGCGGGAGCAGCCGTAGCCATGCAGATCGACAAGCTGGACCTCTTCCAGGCGCAGATCGCGCGGTTCAGGGCCGAACAGGGCGGTGCGGCGACGGACGAAGGCGGCGGGCACCTGGGGATGATCCTGGTAGCGGCCCTGGCGCTCGTGGCCGCGGCGGGTGCCTACATCGTGATCACGCGCCCGGCGCTGCGCGCCCGGGCCATGGATGCGGTGCGCGGGTTCCTCCAAGGGCTGCAGACCGTGCTCCACACCCGCAAGAAGCTCCTGTTCCTAGGGCACACCCTGCTCATCTGGGCCTCCTACGTGGGGATGTTCTACGTGGGGTTCTATTGCCTGCCGACCATGTCGGAAGTGAGCTTCGATGCCATCCTCGCCGGCTTCATCGCCGGCGCCATCGGAATCATCCTCGTGCAGGGCGGCATCGGCGTGTACCCCGCATTCGTGGCGCTCATCGTGGGGGTATACATGCCACCTCCCGAAGGCGGCGGCCTGTTGCGGCCCGATGCATTGGCCATGGGCTGGCTGCTCTGGGCGGCACAGACCGTCATGCTCATCGTGCTGGGCGGTGCGTCGCTACTTTTGTCGGCGTTGAAGAAACCGGCCCAGCCATGA
- a CDS encoding superoxide dismutase has translation MPFQLAPLPYASNALEPHIDTRTMEIHHGKHHQAYVTNLNKAIEGTPMDGMAIEEILKGLDMANMAVRNNGGGHYNHTLFWSIMGPNGGGAPAGELAEAIARDFGSFDAFKEKFSTAGATRFGSGWAWLCVQKGGKLDVCSTPNQDNPLMPATGCGGTPILGMDVWEHAYYLHYQNRRPDYIAAFWNVVNWAEVARRFAAAK, from the coding sequence ATGCCTTTCCAACTCGCCCCCCTCCCCTACGCCAGCAATGCGCTGGAGCCGCATATCGACACCCGCACCATGGAAATCCACCATGGCAAGCATCACCAGGCCTATGTGACCAACCTGAACAAGGCCATCGAGGGCACCCCGATGGACGGCATGGCCATCGAGGAGATCCTGAAAGGGCTGGACATGGCCAACATGGCGGTGCGCAACAACGGCGGCGGCCATTATAACCACACGCTGTTCTGGAGCATCATGGGCCCCAACGGCGGCGGTGCGCCTGCCGGCGAGCTCGCCGAGGCCATCGCCCGCGACTTCGGCTCCTTCGACGCCTTCAAGGAGAAGTTCTCCACCGCAGGGGCCACACGCTTCGGCAGCGGCTGGGCCTGGCTGTGCGTGCAGAAGGGGGGCAAGCTCGATGTTTGCTCCACACCCAACCAGGACAACCCGCTCATGCCGGCCACCGGCTGCGGTGGCACGCCCATCCTGGGCATGGATGTATGGGAGCACGCCTACTACCTGCACTACCAGAACCGTCGACCGGACTACATCGCGGCCTTCTGGAACGTGGTGAACTGGGCGGAGGTCGCTCGGCGCTTCGCAGCGGCGAAGTGA
- the panC gene encoding pantoate--beta-alanine ligase, producing the protein MKVITQPAEMATWSAACRRSGARIGFVPTMGALHEGHLDLVRIALSECDRVVCSIFVNPLQFNDPNDLASYPVQLEQDQLLLEQTGCHGVFLPRREELFASFTPKVFDLLGLDRHWEGPNRPGHFQGVVNVVEQLFLFVRPDAAYFGEKDRQQLAIIRAMAREHRWPERIRPCPTVREPDGLAMSSRNLRLTAADRAQAPILHAALQAVARLCFRATVDEALDAGREVLATVPAVGVEYLAVAHPDTLEPLHDWDGVAEAALLIAARVGAVRLIDNITAKRP; encoded by the coding sequence ATGAAGGTGATCACCCAGCCGGCCGAGATGGCCACCTGGTCGGCGGCTTGCCGGCGCAGCGGGGCCCGCATCGGCTTCGTGCCCACCATGGGCGCCCTGCATGAAGGCCATTTGGACCTGGTGCGCATCGCCCTGAGCGAATGCGACCGCGTGGTGTGCAGCATCTTCGTCAACCCCCTGCAGTTCAACGACCCGAACGACCTGGCGAGCTACCCCGTGCAGCTCGAACAGGACCAGCTGCTGCTGGAACAGACGGGCTGCCACGGCGTCTTCCTGCCCCGGCGCGAGGAGCTGTTCGCATCGTTCACCCCGAAGGTCTTCGACCTGCTGGGGCTTGACCGGCACTGGGAGGGCCCGAATCGTCCGGGGCATTTCCAAGGGGTGGTGAACGTGGTGGAGCAGCTCTTCCTGTTCGTGCGGCCGGATGCGGCCTACTTCGGGGAGAAGGACCGCCAGCAACTGGCCATCATCCGTGCCATGGCCCGCGAACACCGCTGGCCTGAGCGCATCCGCCCCTGCCCCACGGTGCGGGAGCCGGACGGCCTGGCCATGAGCTCAAGGAACCTCCGGCTCACTGCGGCGGACCGTGCGCAGGCCCCCATTCTGCACGCAGCGCTGCAAGCGGTTGCGCGCCTGTGCTTCCGGGCCACCGTGGACGAGGCGCTGGATGCCGGCCGGGAGGTGCTCGCCACCGTGCCCGCCGTTGGCGTGGAATACCTGGCCGTTGCGCACCCTGACACCTTGGAGCCGCTGCACGACTGGGACGGGGTGGCGGAGGCGGCCCTGCTGATCGCCGCCCGGGTAGGCGCGGTCAGGCTCATCGACAACATCACCGCCAAGCGGCCCTGA
- a CDS encoding TM2 domain-containing protein — MAAALLIAMGGSASAAGPFLPATPQPAMLTEEEWSAALAAAPENHRAVAIGLAALLGPFGAHRLYLGTTPKVAVVYGLTFGGFGVLVLIDLVHLITARDLERFRNNGRVLMWAEAPTPP; from the coding sequence ATGGCCGCTGCACTGTTGATCGCCATGGGCGGTTCAGCGAGTGCCGCCGGGCCGTTCCTGCCCGCAACGCCCCAACCGGCCATGCTCACCGAAGAGGAGTGGTCAGCGGCCCTGGCCGCTGCTCCGGAGAACCATCGGGCCGTGGCCATTGGCCTGGCAGCCCTGCTGGGGCCCTTCGGTGCGCACCGGCTCTACCTCGGCACCACGCCCAAGGTGGCCGTGGTATACGGCCTCACCTTCGGCGGTTTCGGCGTGCTCGTGCTCATCGACCTGGTGCACCTGATCACGGCCAGGGACCTGGAGCGCTTCCGCAACAACGGCCGCGTCCTCATGTGGGCGGAGGCGCCTACTCCACCGTGA
- a CDS encoding glycogen/starch synthase, with protein MSLKNAKVLTISQSISPFMDIPEEMAKVTRQLPQGILDRGNEIRVFMPKFGCINERRHQLHEVIRLSGMNLIINDTDHALLIKVASVPSARMQVYFIDNEEYFKRKADTHDQEGSFFPDNDERALFFGRGVLETVRKLGWVPDIIHCHGWMTAFVPLYIRHYFADDPHFENAKLVMSVYDQKAEPLDKDLAKKLAMEGFDKDLLKGLNKPTTDDLYKFGMGLSDAVVKGSPKLGKGLESAIKAEDKPTLAYAGGSDLIGAHAEFYHSVLEAALV; from the coding sequence ATGAGTTTGAAGAATGCGAAAGTGCTGACCATCTCCCAGTCCATCTCTCCGTTCATGGACATTCCGGAGGAGATGGCGAAGGTGACGCGCCAGCTGCCGCAGGGCATCCTGGACCGTGGTAACGAGATTCGCGTCTTCATGCCCAAGTTCGGGTGCATCAACGAGCGCAGGCACCAACTGCATGAGGTGATCCGCCTCAGCGGGATGAACCTCATCATCAACGACACCGATCACGCCCTGCTGATCAAAGTGGCCAGCGTGCCCAGCGCGCGCATGCAGGTGTACTTCATCGACAATGAGGAGTATTTCAAGCGCAAGGCCGACACGCACGACCAGGAGGGCTCCTTCTTCCCGGATAACGATGAGCGTGCGCTCTTCTTCGGCCGTGGCGTGCTGGAGACCGTTCGAAAGCTGGGGTGGGTGCCCGATATCATCCATTGCCATGGCTGGATGACGGCCTTCGTGCCCCTCTATATCCGGCACTACTTCGCGGACGACCCGCACTTCGAGAATGCGAAGCTGGTGATGAGCGTGTACGACCAGAAGGCGGAGCCGCTGGACAAGGACCTGGCGAAGAAGCTGGCCATGGAGGGCTTCGACAAGGACCTGCTCAAGGGCTTGAACAAGCCCACCACGGACGACCTCTACAAGTTCGGCATGGGCCTGAGCGATGCGGTGGTGAAGGGCAGCCCGAAGCTGGGCAAGGGCCTTGAGTCGGCCATCAAGGCCGAGGACAAGCCCACGCTGGCCTACGCCGGCGGCTCGGACCTGATCGGTGCCCACGCGGAGTTCTACCACAGCGTGCTCGAAGCCGCCTTGGTGTGA
- the panD gene encoding aspartate 1-decarboxylase gives MTIEVLRAKLHRVRITEADVNYIGSITIDEDLIDAAGFVEGEKVQVLNVNNGERLETYVIKGERGSGAVCLNGPAALKATVGDVVIVVAYARMGLEEARAFRPVVVFPDERTNKLKA, from the coding sequence ATGACCATTGAAGTGCTCCGTGCCAAGCTCCACCGTGTGCGCATCACGGAGGCCGATGTGAACTACATCGGCAGCATCACCATCGACGAGGACCTGATCGACGCGGCCGGTTTCGTGGAGGGCGAGAAAGTGCAGGTGCTGAACGTGAACAACGGCGAACGCCTGGAAACGTACGTGATCAAGGGTGAGCGGGGCAGCGGGGCGGTCTGCCTGAACGGTCCGGCCGCGCTCAAGGCCACGGTGGGCGATGTGGTGATCGTGGTGGCCTATGCGCGCATGGGCCTCGAGGAGGCCCGCGCATTCCGGCCCGTGGTGGTCTTCCCCGACGAGCGCACCAACAAACTGAAGGCGTGA
- the glmS gene encoding glutamine--fructose-6-phosphate transaminase (isomerizing), with protein sequence MCGIVAYLGHKEAYPILINGLRRLEYRGYDSAGVALMDGGELTIYKCQGKVSDLEAHVAGKSTKGTVGMGHTRWATHGPPNDINAHPHRATSGDIAIIHNGIIENYAAIKEELRHRGHRFRSDTDTEVLAHLIDDVQRTDGVDLAEAVRLALQSVVGAYAIVVLDRKSPDMLVAARKSSPLVIGIGDDGEHYLASDATPIVEHTRNVVYLEDGEIAVIDRAHGLRIRNIKNQVKTPFIQELEMHLEALEKGGYDHFMLKEIHEQPRSIRDSMRGRLNLATGEVVLGGIKDHEQRFVNAKRILILGCGTSWHAGLVGEYLFEELARIPVEVEYASEFRYRNPIVHEDDIVIAISQSGETADTLAAIELAKSRGATIFGICNVVGSSIARVTHAGSYTHAGPEIGVASTKAFTAQVTVLTLMALMIGQRKGALPASTFHGLLNELDAIPEKVQRVLAAESQIRSIADIYKDAANALYLGRGYSFPVALEGALKLKEISYIHAEGYPAAEMKHGPIALIDEEMPVIVIATKGASYEKVVSNIQEVKARKGKIIAIVTEGDRVVKDLADHTIEIPETADPLVPLLSVVPLQLLSYHIAVMRGCNVDQPRNLAKSVTVE encoded by the coding sequence ATGTGCGGAATCGTGGCGTACCTGGGCCATAAGGAAGCCTACCCCATCCTGATCAACGGCCTCAGGCGGCTGGAGTACCGTGGCTATGACAGTGCCGGTGTGGCGCTGATGGATGGCGGGGAGCTCACCATCTACAAGTGCCAGGGCAAGGTGAGCGACCTCGAGGCCCATGTGGCGGGCAAGTCCACCAAGGGCACCGTGGGCATGGGTCACACCCGGTGGGCCACGCACGGCCCCCCGAATGACATCAATGCGCACCCGCATCGCGCCACCAGCGGTGACATCGCCATCATCCACAACGGCATCATCGAGAACTACGCCGCCATCAAGGAGGAGCTCCGTCACCGCGGGCACCGGTTCCGCAGCGATACCGACACCGAGGTGCTGGCCCACCTGATCGACGATGTGCAGCGCACCGATGGCGTCGACCTCGCCGAAGCGGTGCGCTTGGCGCTGCAGAGCGTGGTGGGCGCCTACGCCATCGTGGTGCTCGACCGAAAGTCGCCGGACATGCTGGTGGCGGCGCGCAAGAGCTCGCCTCTGGTGATCGGCATCGGCGACGATGGCGAGCACTACCTGGCCAGCGATGCCACGCCCATCGTCGAGCACACGCGCAACGTGGTGTACCTGGAGGATGGCGAGATCGCCGTCATCGACCGGGCGCATGGGCTCCGGATCAGGAACATCAAGAACCAGGTGAAGACGCCCTTCATCCAGGAACTGGAGATGCACCTGGAGGCGCTGGAGAAGGGGGGGTACGACCACTTCATGCTGAAGGAGATCCATGAGCAGCCCCGCAGCATCCGCGACAGCATGCGCGGGAGGCTCAACCTGGCCACCGGCGAGGTGGTGCTGGGCGGCATCAAGGACCATGAGCAGCGGTTCGTGAATGCCAAGCGGATCCTCATCCTCGGCTGCGGCACCAGCTGGCACGCGGGACTGGTGGGCGAGTACCTGTTCGAGGAGCTGGCCCGGATCCCTGTGGAGGTGGAGTATGCCAGCGAGTTCCGATACCGGAACCCCATCGTGCACGAGGACGACATCGTCATCGCCATCAGCCAGAGCGGCGAAACGGCCGATACGCTCGCGGCCATCGAGCTGGCCAAGAGCCGCGGCGCCACCATCTTCGGCATCTGCAACGTGGTGGGCAGCAGCATTGCGCGCGTGACGCACGCGGGCTCCTACACCCATGCAGGCCCCGAGATCGGTGTGGCGAGCACCAAGGCGTTCACGGCACAGGTGACGGTGCTCACCCTCATGGCCCTTATGATCGGCCAGCGCAAGGGCGCCCTTCCCGCCAGCACATTCCATGGGCTGCTCAACGAGCTTGACGCCATACCGGAGAAGGTGCAGCGCGTACTGGCCGCCGAGTCGCAGATCCGCTCCATCGCCGACATCTATAAGGACGCCGCCAATGCGCTCTACCTGGGCCGGGGCTACAGCTTTCCGGTGGCGCTGGAAGGTGCGCTGAAGCTGAAGGAGATCAGCTACATCCACGCCGAGGGCTACCCGGCCGCGGAGATGAAGCACGGCCCCATCGCCCTGATCGACGAGGAGATGCCCGTGATCGTGATCGCCACCAAGGGCGCCAGCTACGAGAAGGTGGTGAGCAACATCCAGGAGGTGAAGGCGCGCAAGGGGAAGATCATCGCCATCGTCACCGAGGGCGACCGCGTGGTGAAGGACCTGGCGGACCACACCATCGAGATCCCCGAAACCGCCGATCCGTTGGTGCCCCTGCTGAGTGTGGTGCCGCTGCAGCTGCTCAGCTACCACATCGCCGTGATGCGTGGCTGCAACGTGGACCAGCCCCGCAACCTGGCGAAGAGCGTCACGGTGGAGTAG
- a CDS encoding S41 family peptidase, whose protein sequence is MNRQRHPISPFVPLLLSLALVAGLFLGRNMGSGMQGPLAVFQLRQPGAAEKIGQVLDLIDRQYVDSVEKEALVEEVLQEMLQRLDPHSYYISAAELRAATEPLEGSFDGIGVEFAIQRDTVVVVSPVEGGPSAQLGIRAGDRILQADSLPLAGVGVTNDQVMKALRGPRGSKVDVRIARRGRPEPMEVTITRGAIPIHSLAASLLRPDGTGYIKLSRFAKNTHAEFVEAAEALRRQGMQRMVLDLRGNGGGYLNAAVELADEFLPQGRVIVYTQGRKSPRRDLVATARGDFEDIPLAILIDEGSASASEIIAGALQDNDRALIIGRRSFGKGLVQEHVDLPDHSAVRITTARYYTASGRSIQKPYGEGVDYEADFDHRTSHGELYSADSVRVDSSQVFRTLKGRMVYGGGGVMPDLFVPADTAEGSQFLTDLFFSGTLNQFAFDVADRDRAQLKAYGSAADFNIRYAVNDALLQGLRAEAKAQGIVERPGDLERSRRQITTRLKAGVARNIWGDAGFYEVMLDSDSTFLKASAELLAQQRP, encoded by the coding sequence TATCGCCCTTCGTACCGCTGCTGCTCTCGCTGGCGCTGGTGGCCGGCCTGTTCCTGGGCCGCAACATGGGCAGTGGCATGCAGGGGCCGCTGGCGGTGTTCCAGCTGCGGCAGCCCGGTGCCGCGGAGAAGATCGGGCAGGTGCTCGACCTCATCGACCGCCAGTACGTGGACAGCGTGGAGAAGGAGGCCCTGGTGGAGGAGGTGCTGCAGGAGATGCTGCAACGGCTCGACCCGCACAGCTACTACATCAGCGCCGCCGAACTGCGCGCCGCCACCGAGCCGCTGGAGGGCAGCTTCGACGGCATCGGCGTGGAATTCGCCATCCAGCGCGATACGGTGGTGGTGGTGAGCCCGGTGGAGGGAGGCCCCAGCGCCCAGCTCGGCATCCGCGCCGGCGACCGGATCCTGCAGGCCGATTCGCTGCCCCTGGCCGGCGTCGGCGTCACCAACGACCAGGTGATGAAGGCCTTGCGCGGCCCCCGCGGAAGCAAGGTGGACGTGCGCATCGCAAGGCGCGGCCGGCCCGAGCCCATGGAGGTGACCATCACGCGCGGCGCCATCCCCATCCACAGCCTGGCCGCCTCGCTGCTCCGGCCCGATGGCACCGGCTACATCAAGTTGAGCCGCTTCGCGAAGAACACCCATGCCGAATTCGTCGAAGCCGCTGAAGCGCTGCGCCGCCAAGGCATGCAGCGCATGGTGCTCGACCTGCGGGGCAATGGAGGCGGCTACCTCAACGCGGCCGTGGAGCTCGCGGATGAATTCCTTCCCCAGGGCCGTGTCATCGTGTACACCCAGGGGCGCAAATCGCCACGGCGCGACCTGGTGGCCACCGCCCGCGGCGATTTCGAGGACATCCCCCTGGCCATCCTCATCGATGAGGGCTCCGCCAGCGCCAGCGAGATCATCGCCGGGGCGCTGCAGGACAACGACCGGGCGCTGATCATCGGCCGTCGGTCCTTCGGCAAGGGCCTGGTGCAGGAGCACGTGGACCTGCCCGACCACAGTGCCGTGCGCATCACCACCGCGCGCTACTACACCGCCAGCGGCCGCAGCATACAGAAGCCCTATGGCGAGGGGGTGGACTACGAGGCGGACTTCGACCACCGTACCTCGCATGGCGAGCTGTACTCCGCCGATAGCGTGCGCGTGGACTCCTCGCAGGTCTTCCGCACGCTGAAGGGGCGCATGGTTTACGGCGGCGGCGGGGTGATGCCCGACCTCTTCGTGCCGGCCGATACGGCCGAGGGCTCGCAATTCCTCACGGACCTCTTCTTCAGCGGCACCCTCAACCAGTTTGCCTTCGATGTGGCCGACCGCGACCGAGCCCAGCTCAAGGCCTACGGGAGCGCGGCGGACTTCAACATCCGCTACGCGGTGAACGACGCCCTGCTGCAGGGATTGCGGGCCGAGGCCAAGGCCCAGGGCATCGTGGAGCGCCCGGGGGACCTGGAGCGCTCGCGTCGGCAGATCACCACGCGCCTCAAGGCCGGTGTGGCCCGGAATATCTGGGGCGATGCCGGCTTCTACGAGGTGATGCTCGATTCCGACAGCACCTTCCTGAAGGCCAGCGCCGAACTCCTCGCCCAGCAGCGGCCCTGA